A genome region from Glycine max cultivar Williams 82 chromosome 5, Glycine_max_v4.0, whole genome shotgun sequence includes the following:
- the LOC100777454 gene encoding uncharacterized protein isoform X1, translated as MNLRPLGPLVRMAVVIFGGVATLNLASAATIKVLRFASEKKREKVALPCRVCRGKGFYICKLCNGNSTISWSPMFDPIAINPCVCPTCEGNRVQRCLNCLGKGYD; from the exons ATGAATCTAAGGCCATTGGGGCCATTGGTTAGGATGGCTGTAGTTATATTTGGTGGAGTGGCCACTTTGAACTTGGCTTCTGCTGCTACCATCAAAGTGCTTCGGTTTGCGTCTGAGAAGAAACGG GAAAAAGTTGCGTTGCCGTGTAGGGTTTGTAGAGGGAAGGGGTTTTATATATGCAAACTGTGCAATGGGAACTCCACCATATCTTGGTCACCAATGTTCGACCCTATTGCAATTAACCCCTGCGTTTGTCCAACTTGCGAAGGAAACAG AGTTCAACGCTGTTTGAACTGTCTTGGAAAAGGCTATGATTGA
- the LOC100776923 gene encoding uncharacterized protein, giving the protein MKIVIAKNPINLVNSQGSLVLFRAPSLARNFLHASSSKWPRSTNPLMFSFSSLRVSVSCASSSSTVYGGWDDLGSSDAPGESNALRNFLVSIGIDDRKNVFVFLLGLVCALAISRVKVSSIVVLPASALVFAVGFTVGFFRNGTFGEVRASGSKRREKEENSNLNWKLSWEKLRSLVEFFDELDLVVDNLKNDVQSAIRDNKIRVDDFYGYVEVTDKIKISAKNARDVVRALIDNEENSGGVLVENHKSGRRKKQVGESGYQMLQSFSSLFGENLFSSNPTKVRENVKQEAVDRTLNQTRGNGNVPLVEDRALNLVDDHKGNRKLDLDPSQDSSTNSVLDMNKNGSIRTTPEGENVGLGDIRRSTNKFFDDKEYSYRNKGLRFTNNHSFSLKMDSSSVTDMWESQDSLIDSESFKVRTKRMESESSFLREQLLDGGHETFRSSHDKREGGSDRSQYNNDTVNYDDHRHLADDLSAHENEFNTPSSTKISDDMMFDRYLAEATDLLKQAKEFIKGRQGEEQAEIMLYRSANLLSKAVELKPMSLLAVGQLGNTYLLHGELKLKISRELRTLLSGSIQPSSVKHSRILKGLRNKINSKEEVAPFLIDVCEECEELLVEAGRKYRLALSIDSNDVRALYNWGLALSFRGQLIADIGPGAAFEAERVFLAAIDKFDAMLLKGNVYAPDALFRWGVALQQRSRLRPGSSKEKLKLLQQAKRLYEDALDMNSNNGQVKDALSSCLAELNYRQF; this is encoded by the exons ATGAAAATCGTAATTGCGAAGAATCCCATTAATCTTGTCAACTCTCAGGGTTCGCTTGTTCTTTTCCGTGCTCCTTCCCTTGCTCGAAATTTTCTTCACGCTTCGAGCTCCAAATGGCCACGCAGCACCAATCCCCTCATGTTTTCGTTTTCTTCATTGAGAGTTTCAGTTTCGTGCGCTTCTTCGTCCTCGACTGTGTACGGAGGTTGGGACGATCTTGGCAGTTCCGACGCGCCTGGTGAGTCCAACGCGCTGCGCAATTTTCTCGTTTCTATCGGAATCGATGATAGGAAGAACGTTTTCGTGTTCCTATTGGGTCTCGTTTGTGCGTTGGCGATTTCTAGGGTTAAGGTTTCTTCTATTGTCGTTCTTCCTGCTTCCGCGTTGGTTTTCGCCGTTGGTTTCACGGTAGGGTTTTTCCGAAACGGAACGTTCGGTGAGGTGAGGGCGAGTGGGAGTAAGAGGAGGGAAAAGGAAGAGAATTCGAATTTGAATTGGAAGCTGTCTTGGGAGAAATTGAGGAGTTTGGTGGAATTTTTTGACGAGCTTGATCTTGTGGTCGATAACTTGAAGAATGATGTACAAAGTGCTATTAGGGATAATAAGATTCGAGTGGATGATTTTTATGGTTATGTTGAAGTCACGGATAAGATTAAAATTTCAGCTAAGAATGCTAGGGATGTTGTTAGGGCTTTAATTGATAATGAGGAAAACTCTGGTGGTGTTTTGGTTGAGAACCATAAGAGTGGTAGAAGAAAGAAACAAGTTGGAGAAAGTGGGTACCAGATGCTCCAGTCTTTTAGCAGTTTGTTTGGGGAAAATTTGTTTAGCTCCAATCCCACCAAAGTCAGAGAAAATGTTAAGCAAGAGGCAGTGGATAGAACGTTGAATCAAACTCGAGGAAATGGTAATGTGCCTCTAGTTGAAGACAGGGCTTTGAATTTGGTTGATGATCATAAGGGAAATCGTAAATTGGATCTGGATCCTTCTCAAGACTCATCTACTAACTCTGTTTTGGATATGAACAAAAATGGAAGTATAAGAACTACTCCCGAGGGAGAAAATGTTGGCTTAGGGGACATTCGGAGAAGCACTAATAAATTCTTTGATGATAAAGAGTATAGTTACAGGAACAAAGGATTGAGATTCACAAATAATCACAGCTTCTCTTTGAAGATGGATTCCAGCAGCGTAACAGACATGTGGGAATCCCAAGACAGTCTGATTGATTCTGAGAGCTTTAAAGTCAGAACAAAACGCATGGAAAGTGAGTCCTCGTTTTTGCGTGAGCAGCTGCTCGATGGAGGTCATGAGACTTTCAGGTCTTCTCACGACAAGAGGGAGGGTGGATCTGACAGGTCTCAGTATAACAATGATACGGTGAATTATGATGATCATCGCCATCTTGCAGATGATTTATCTGCACACGAGAATGAATTCAATACCCCTTCATCTACAAAGATTTCAGATGATATGATGTTTGATAGGTATCTTGCTGAAGCAACAGACCTTCTAAAACAAGCAAAAGAGTTTATAAAAGGTAGGCAGGGTGAAGAGCAAGCTGAAATCATGTTATACAGGTCCGCAAACTTACTATCCAAGGCTGTGGAGTTGAAGCCCATGAGTTTGTTGGCTGTAGGCCAGTTAGGAAACACTTACCTTCTTCATGGAGAATTGAAGTTGAAGATTAGTCGTGAATTGAGAACTCTTCTTTCTGGGAGCATCCAACCATCATCTGTCAAACATAGTAGAATATTGAAGGGACTGAGGAATAAAATCAATAGTAAAGAGGAAGTTGCACCATTTCTTATTGATGTTTGTGAAGAGTGTGAAGAGCTACTAGTGGAGGCAGGCAGAAAGTATAGGCTGGCATTGTCAATTGATTCAAATGATGTGAGAGCCCTGTATAATTGGGGCCTTGCTCTTTCTTTCCGAGGCCAATTGATAGCAGATATTGGTCCG GGTGCTGCTTTTGAGGCTGAAAGAGTGTTCCTGGCTGCAATTGACAAGTTTGATGCTATGCTGTTAAAGGGCAATGTTTATGCACCAGATG CTTTGTTTAGATGGGGTGTGGCATTGCAGCAGCGATCTCGCTTAAGGCCAGGAAGTAGTAAAGAGAAGTTGAAGTTACTGCAACAAGCTAAAAGGCTATATGAAGATGCCCTTGATATGAACTCCAATAACGGGCAAGTGAAAGACGCCTTATCCTCATGTCTCGCTGAGCTTAATTATCGACAGTTTTAG
- the LOC100777454 gene encoding uncharacterized protein isoform X2 yields MNLRPLGPLVRMAVVIFGGVATLNLASAATIKVLRFASEKKRLRCRVGFVEGRGFIYANCAMGTPPYLGHQCSTLLQLTPAFVQLAKETEFNAV; encoded by the exons ATGAATCTAAGGCCATTGGGGCCATTGGTTAGGATGGCTGTAGTTATATTTGGTGGAGTGGCCACTTTGAACTTGGCTTCTGCTGCTACCATCAAAGTGCTTCGGTTTGCGTCTGAGAAGAAACGG TTGCGTTGCCGTGTAGGGTTTGTAGAGGGAAGGGGTTTTATATATGCAAACTGTGCAATGGGAACTCCACCATATCTTGGTCACCAATGTTCGACCCTATTGCAATTAACCCCTGCGTTTGTCCAACTTGCGAAGGAAACAG AGTTCAACGCTGTTTGA
- the LOC100777988 gene encoding protein kinase PINOID 2: MLPAAPTMNTPIIVTTITTTRDEPDYDSSSSSITVPESSRSWMTNLSFGSRRRRSSVSVSSSTMESPHAKPHKANQAAWEAMRRLWRDKGQVGLDHFRLLRRLGSGDLGNVYLCQIRNPVVGLPQCFYAMKVVDREALAIRKKLQRAEMEKEILAMLDHPFLPTLYTEFDASHYSCLVMEFCPGGDLYAARQRQPGKRFSIASAKFYAAETLLALEYLHMMGIVYRDLKPENVLVREDGHIMLTDFDLSLKCDVIPKLLRSKTRLERSIKSTKRSVPACTAPMQPVLSCFLSSSKKKKATVTTVIRENVEVEENDPELVAEPIDAKSKSFVGTHEYLAPEVILGQGHGSAVDWWTFGVFLYEMLYGRTPFKGENNEKTLVNILKQPLSFPRIAVSSSKEFEEMVKVQDLISKLLVKNPSKRIGSCMGSVEIKRHEFFKGVNWALIRSVRPPEVPSEINKIRSRVLLPKLSKTDSDQPYQLRSHHFEYF, translated from the exons ATGTTACCAGCTGCACCCACCATGAATACTCCTATTATCGTCACCACTATCACCACCACACGGGACGAACCCGACTATGATAGCAGCTCCTCTTCGATTACGGTGCCCGAATCGAGCAGGAGCTGGATGACCAACCTCAGCTTTGGCAGCCGGCGCCGCCGGAGCTCGGTCTCCGTCAGCTCCTCCACCATGGAGAGCCCGCACGCGAAGCCTCACAAGGCCAACCAGGCTGCATGGGAGGCGATGCGGCGGCTCTGGCGGGACAAGGGGCAGGTGGGGCTGGACCACTTCCGGCTGCTGCGGCGGCTGGGGAGCGGCGACTTAGGGAACGTGTACCTTTGCCAGATAAGGAACCCCGTGGTGGGGTTGCCGCAGTGTTTTTATGCAATGAAAGTGGTGGACAGAGAGGCACTTGCTATAAGGAAGAAGCTGCAGAGGGCGGAGATGGAGAAGGAGATTCTGGCCATGCTTGATCACCCCTTCTTGCCTACTTTGTACACTGAGTTTGACGCTTCTCATTACTCTTGCTTAGTCATGGAGTTCTGCCCCGGTGGAGACTTGTATGCAGCTCGCCAACGCCAGCCCGGGAAGCGCTTTTCCATAGCATCCGCTAA GTTTTATGCGGCTGAGACACTATTGGCACTAGAGTATCTTCACATGATGGGCATAGTGTACAGGGATTTGAAGCCAGAGAATGTGCTTGTGAGGGAGGATGGGCACATCATGCTTACAGATTTTGATCTTTCGCTCAAATGTGACGTTATCCCGAAGCTGTTAAGGAGCAAGACCAGATTGGAACGCAGCATCAAGAGTACAAAGAGATCTGTGCCAGCCTGCACTGCCCCCATGCAGCCTGTGTTGTCATGTTTCTTATCATcaagcaagaaaaagaaagcgaCTGTGACAACAGTTATAAGGGAAAATGTTGAGGTGGAAGAAAATGATCCAGAGCTGGTGGCTGAGCCTATTGATGCCAAGTCCAAGTCATTTGTAGGGACACACGAGTACTTGGCACCAGAAGTGATTCTGGGCCAAGGACATGGGAGTGCAGTGGATTGGTGGACGTTTGGGGTGTTCTTGTATGAGATGTTATATGGTAGAACACCCTTCAAAGGTGAAAATAATGAGAAAACACTCGTCAACATTTTGAAGCAGCCATTATCTTTCCCTAGAATTGCAGTTAGCAGCAGCAAGGAGTTTGAAGAGATGGTGAAAGTTCAGGACCTTATAAGCAAGTTGTTGGTGAAGAATCCTAGTAAGAGAATTGGAAGCTGCATGGGTTCTGTTGAGATCAAAAGGCACGAGTTCTTCAAGGGTGTAAATTGGGCCTTAATTAGATCAGTTAGGCCCCCTGAGGTCCCTagtgaaataaacaaaattaggaGTAGGGTTTTGCTACCAAAACTTAGCAAAACAGACAGCGATCAGCCTTATCAGCTTAGAAGTCATCATTTTGAATACTTCTAA
- the LOC102663955 gene encoding uncharacterized protein, with protein MPVPPRLLHTTRSLPRTPHILPSKNESLEAQVAFSFKSMSRILRKRELQEGNKNLKLILPWPKESQHHKLHLLMFHRTNSAACPALPVADLPKWADHARIDIPK; from the exons ATGCCGGTGCCGCCACGGCTCCTCCACACGACTCGCAGTCTCCCTCGCACTCCCCA TATCTTGCCAAGCAAAAATGAAAGTCTTGAAGCACAAGTTGCATTCTCTTTCAAGAGTATGTCAAGAATTCTAAGAAAGAGAGAACTACAAGAGGGCAACAAGAATCTCAAGCTCATCCTTCCTTGGCCAAAGGAAAGTCAACATCACAAGTTGCATTTATTGAT GTTTCACAGGACGAACTCAGCTGCATGCCCAGCTCTACCTGTAGCCGACTTACCCAAATGGGCTGATCATGCTAGAATTGACATCCCTAAGTAG